Proteins encoded in a region of the Streptomyces sp. NBC_01298 genome:
- a CDS encoding HAMP domain-containing protein, which yields MPGGTEVDPFGRDTVEAGAAVRRTGTRPKGGRSRRGTTTEVDTAALNRLLTALVSMRDGNFRKRLTVSGDGVMAEIAAVYNEVADRNLHLTGELSRVRRMVGREGKLSERLETGACEGSWAAAIDASNQLVDDLARPVSEVGRVLSAVAEGDLDQRMDLRTQAAEGAGHPLRGEFLKVGRTVNNLVDQLSAFTDEVTRVALEVGTEGKLGGQAQVRGMSGSWKDLTDSVNTMAYRLTAQVRDIALVTTAVAKGDLSRKVTVHVAGEMLQLKNTVNTMVDQLSSFSSEVTRVAREVGTEGELGGQAKVPGVAGVWKDLTDSVNTMAGNLTAQVRGIAQVTTAVANGDLSQKVRVSARGEVAQLAETINQMTETLRTFADEVTRVASEVGAKGTLGGQAQVPGAAGTWKDLTDSVNTVFRNLTTQVRDIATVTTAVANGDLSQKVTVNVAGEMLELKNTVNTMVDQLQSFGAEVTRVAREVGVEGELGGQAQVPGAAGTWKDLTDSVNTAFRNLTGQVRNIAQVTTAVANGDLSQKVTVDVSGEMLQLKNTVNTMVDQLSSFADQVTRMARDVGTEGRLGGQARVEGVSGTWKELTDSVNFMAGNLTSQVRQIAQVTTAVARGDLSQKIDVDARGEILELKNTINTMVDQLSAFAEQVTRVARDVGTEGRLGGQAQVPGVAGVWRDLTDSVNGMAGNLTSQVRNIAQVATAVARGDLSQKIEVDARGEILELKNTLNTMVDQLSNFAEQVTRVAREVGTEGILGGQAEVKGVSGTWKDLTQSVNFMANNLTSQVRNIAEVTTAVAMGDLSKKITVDAKGEILELVTTVNTMVDQLSSFAEQVTRVAREVGTEGILGGQARVRGVTGIWKDLSDNVNTMAGNLTAQVRGIAQVSTAVANGDLTKTVTVEARGEVAQLADTVNTMVKTLSSFADEVTRVAREVGTEGRLGGQAHVPGVSGTWKDLTDSVNFMASNLTGQVRQIAMVTTAIAKGDMTKKIDIDARGEILELKTTINTMVDQLSSFADQVTRVAREVGTEGILGGQARVRDVDGTWRDLTESVNEMAGNLTRQVRAIAAVATAVTRGDLNLKIDVDAAGEIQVLQDNINTMIANLRDTTLANKEQDWLKGNLARISALMQGRRELDDVASLIMSELTPVVSAQHGAFFLALPTGGTTEIGTDGGADGSYELRMRGSYAYASGQMPISFRPGEGLIGMVAEEKRMVLIENTPPGYLKISSGLGEAPPAHVIVLPVLFEGKVLGVIELASFQPFTQIQKDFLSQIAEMIGTSVNTISVNSKTEMLLKQSQEMTEQLRERSDELENRQKALQAANAELEEKAELLAQQNRDIEVKNTEIEEARQVLEERAEQLAVSMRYKSEFLANMSHELRTPLNSLLILAKLLADNADENLSPKQVEFAETIHGAGSDLLQLINDILDLSKVEAGKMDVSPTRIALVQLVDYVEATFRPLTAEKGLDFSVRVSPELPATLHTDEQRLLQVLRNLLSNAVKFTDTGAVELVIRPAGADVPIAIREQLLEAGSLREADADLIAFSVTDTGIGIAASKMLVIFEAFKQADGTTSRKYGGTGLGLSISREIARLLGGEIHAASEPGRGSTFTLYLPLHPSELPPQGYAPPTPGGARGELYRRPAAEEARPELPAAPVAQGPVGPVAPMALPRAGEGYGQGSSALFRRRRKAMAEPPLRAEVPGQGEADAWAVDEPLPTAPRTYDFHGERVLIVDDDVRNVFALTSVLEQHGLAVLYAENGREGIEVLEQHDDVALVLMDIMMPEMDGYATTSAIRRMPQFEGLPIIALTAKAMKGDREKAIESGASDYVTKPVEPDYLLSVMEGHMRGAGA from the coding sequence ATGCCCGGTGGAACAGAGGTCGACCCCTTCGGGAGGGACACGGTGGAGGCTGGCGCGGCGGTGCGGCGTACGGGAACGCGCCCGAAGGGAGGTCGCTCCCGGCGGGGCACGACGACGGAGGTCGATACCGCGGCCCTGAACAGGCTGCTCACGGCCCTGGTGTCGATGCGGGACGGTAACTTCCGCAAGCGCCTGACGGTGTCCGGCGACGGGGTGATGGCGGAGATCGCCGCCGTCTACAACGAGGTCGCCGACCGCAATCTCCACCTGACCGGGGAGCTGTCCCGGGTGCGGCGGATGGTGGGCCGCGAGGGCAAGCTCAGCGAACGGCTGGAAACAGGTGCCTGCGAGGGCTCCTGGGCGGCCGCGATCGATGCCTCGAACCAGCTGGTGGACGATCTGGCCCGGCCGGTGTCCGAGGTGGGCCGGGTGCTGTCGGCGGTCGCCGAGGGTGATCTCGACCAGCGCATGGACCTGCGGACCCAGGCCGCGGAGGGTGCCGGGCACCCGCTGCGCGGGGAGTTCCTGAAGGTCGGGCGGACGGTCAACAACCTGGTCGACCAGCTCTCCGCGTTCACCGACGAGGTGACGCGGGTGGCGCTGGAGGTGGGTACCGAGGGCAAGCTCGGCGGCCAGGCGCAGGTACGCGGGATGTCCGGGTCCTGGAAGGATCTGACCGACTCCGTCAACACGATGGCGTACCGGCTCACCGCTCAGGTGCGTGACATCGCTCTCGTGACGACGGCGGTGGCCAAGGGCGATCTGTCGCGCAAGGTCACGGTGCACGTGGCCGGCGAGATGCTGCAGCTGAAGAACACCGTGAACACGATGGTGGACCAGCTCTCCTCGTTCTCCTCCGAGGTGACCCGCGTGGCCCGCGAGGTGGGTACGGAGGGTGAGCTCGGCGGCCAGGCGAAGGTGCCCGGGGTCGCGGGCGTGTGGAAGGACCTGACCGACTCGGTCAACACCATGGCCGGGAACCTGACGGCCCAGGTGCGCGGGATCGCGCAGGTGACGACGGCGGTGGCCAACGGCGACCTGTCGCAGAAGGTCCGGGTCAGCGCGCGCGGCGAGGTCGCGCAGCTGGCCGAAACGATCAACCAGATGACCGAGACGCTACGGACCTTCGCGGACGAGGTCACGCGCGTGGCCAGCGAGGTCGGGGCCAAGGGAACGCTCGGCGGCCAGGCTCAGGTGCCGGGGGCCGCGGGCACGTGGAAGGACCTCACCGACTCGGTGAACACGGTCTTCCGCAACCTCACCACGCAGGTGCGGGACATCGCGACGGTGACGACGGCGGTGGCCAACGGCGACCTGTCGCAGAAGGTCACCGTGAACGTGGCCGGCGAGATGCTGGAGCTGAAGAACACCGTCAACACGATGGTGGACCAGCTCCAGTCCTTCGGCGCAGAAGTGACGCGGGTGGCCCGTGAGGTCGGCGTCGAGGGCGAACTGGGCGGCCAGGCGCAGGTGCCGGGCGCGGCGGGCACGTGGAAGGACCTCACCGACTCGGTGAACACGGCCTTCCGCAACCTCACCGGTCAGGTCCGCAACATCGCCCAGGTGACGACGGCGGTGGCCAACGGCGACCTGTCGCAGAAGGTCACGGTCGACGTCTCCGGCGAGATGCTCCAGCTGAAGAACACCGTGAACACGATGGTGGACCAGCTGTCCTCCTTCGCCGACCAGGTCACGCGGATGGCGCGGGACGTGGGCACGGAGGGCCGGCTCGGCGGCCAGGCGCGGGTCGAGGGGGTGTCCGGCACCTGGAAGGAGCTCACCGACTCCGTCAACTTCATGGCCGGGAACCTGACCTCCCAGGTGCGCCAGATCGCCCAGGTGACCACGGCGGTGGCGCGCGGCGACCTCTCGCAGAAGATCGACGTGGACGCGCGCGGCGAGATCCTGGAGCTGAAGAACACCATCAACACGATGGTCGACCAGCTCTCGGCCTTCGCGGAGCAGGTGACCCGGGTGGCCCGGGACGTGGGTACGGAGGGCCGGCTCGGCGGTCAGGCGCAGGTGCCCGGTGTGGCCGGCGTATGGCGTGATCTGACGGACTCCGTGAACGGCATGGCCGGGAACCTGACCTCCCAGGTCCGCAACATCGCGCAGGTCGCCACCGCGGTGGCGCGCGGCGACCTGTCGCAGAAGATCGAGGTCGATGCCCGGGGCGAGATCCTGGAGCTCAAGAACACCCTGAACACGATGGTGGACCAGCTCTCGAACTTCGCGGAGCAGGTGACCCGGGTGGCCCGGGAGGTGGGTACCGAGGGCATCCTGGGCGGCCAGGCGGAGGTGAAGGGTGTCTCCGGCACCTGGAAGGACCTCACCCAGTCCGTCAACTTCATGGCGAACAACCTGACCTCGCAGGTGCGCAACATCGCGGAGGTGACCACGGCGGTCGCCATGGGCGACCTGTCGAAGAAGATCACGGTCGATGCCAAGGGCGAGATCCTGGAGCTCGTCACCACCGTGAACACGATGGTGGACCAGCTCTCCTCCTTCGCCGAGCAGGTGACGCGGGTGGCCCGCGAGGTGGGTACCGAGGGCATCCTCGGTGGCCAGGCCCGGGTGCGCGGGGTCACCGGCATCTGGAAGGACCTCAGCGACAACGTCAACACCATGGCCGGCAATCTGACCGCCCAGGTGCGCGGCATCGCGCAGGTGTCGACCGCGGTGGCCAACGGTGATCTGACCAAGACGGTCACCGTCGAGGCGCGCGGCGAGGTCGCGCAGCTCGCCGACACCGTCAACACGATGGTCAAGACCCTGTCCTCCTTCGCCGACGAGGTCACGCGCGTGGCCCGCGAGGTGGGTACGGAGGGCCGCCTCGGCGGCCAGGCGCACGTGCCGGGGGTCTCCGGGACGTGGAAGGACCTCACCGACTCGGTGAACTTCATGGCCTCCAACCTCACCGGCCAGGTGCGGCAGATCGCCATGGTCACGACCGCCATCGCCAAGGGCGATATGACCAAGAAGATCGACATCGACGCGCGCGGGGAGATCCTGGAGCTCAAGACCACGATCAACACGATGGTCGACCAGCTCTCCTCCTTCGCCGACCAGGTGACCCGGGTGGCCCGGGAGGTGGGTACCGAGGGCATCCTCGGCGGCCAGGCCCGGGTGCGGGACGTGGACGGCACCTGGCGGGACCTGACCGAGTCCGTGAACGAGATGGCCGGAAACCTCACCCGGCAGGTGCGCGCCATCGCGGCCGTGGCCACCGCGGTGACGCGGGGCGACCTCAACCTGAAGATCGACGTGGACGCGGCGGGCGAGATCCAGGTCCTCCAGGACAACATCAACACGATGATCGCCAACCTGCGCGACACCACCTTGGCCAACAAGGAGCAGGACTGGCTCAAGGGCAACCTCGCCCGCATCTCCGCCCTGATGCAGGGCCGCCGCGAGCTGGACGACGTGGCCTCGCTGATCATGAGCGAGCTGACCCCGGTGGTCTCCGCGCAGCACGGGGCGTTCTTCCTGGCGCTGCCGACCGGGGGCACCACCGAGATCGGGACCGACGGCGGCGCGGACGGCTCGTACGAGCTGCGGATGCGCGGGAGTTACGCGTACGCCAGCGGGCAGATGCCCATCTCCTTCCGGCCGGGGGAGGGGCTCATCGGCATGGTCGCCGAGGAGAAGCGGATGGTGCTCATCGAGAACACCCCGCCCGGTTACCTGAAGATCTCCTCCGGGCTCGGCGAGGCCCCGCCGGCGCACGTGATCGTGCTGCCGGTGCTCTTCGAGGGGAAGGTGCTCGGCGTCATCGAGCTGGCCTCCTTCCAGCCCTTCACACAGATCCAGAAGGACTTCCTCAGCCAGATCGCCGAGATGATCGGGACGAGCGTCAACACCATCTCCGTCAACTCCAAGACGGAGATGCTCCTCAAGCAGTCGCAGGAGATGACCGAGCAGCTGCGCGAGCGCTCCGACGAGCTGGAGAACCGGCAGAAGGCCCTCCAGGCCGCCAACGCCGAGCTGGAGGAGAAGGCCGAGCTGCTGGCCCAGCAGAACCGGGACATCGAGGTGAAGAACACCGAGATCGAGGAGGCCCGGCAGGTCCTCGAGGAGCGCGCCGAGCAGCTCGCGGTCTCGATGCGGTACAAGAGCGAGTTCCTGGCGAACATGTCCCACGAGCTGCGGACCCCGCTCAACTCCCTGCTGATCCTGGCCAAGCTGCTCGCCGACAACGCGGACGAGAACCTCTCGCCCAAGCAGGTGGAGTTCGCCGAGACCATCCACGGGGCCGGCTCCGACCTGCTCCAGCTGATCAACGACATCCTCGACCTGTCGAAGGTCGAGGCCGGGAAGATGGACGTCTCCCCGACCCGGATCGCGCTGGTCCAGCTCGTCGACTACGTGGAGGCCACCTTCCGGCCGCTGACGGCGGAGAAGGGCCTCGACTTCTCGGTACGGGTCTCCCCGGAGCTTCCGGCCACCCTGCACACCGACGAGCAGCGGCTGCTCCAGGTACTGCGCAACCTGCTGTCGAACGCGGTGAAGTTCACCGACACCGGGGCGGTGGAGCTGGTGATCCGGCCCGCCGGGGCCGATGTGCCCATCGCGATCCGCGAGCAGCTCCTGGAGGCCGGTTCGCTGCGGGAGGCCGACGCCGACCTGATCGCCTTCTCGGTGACCGACACCGGGATCGGGATCGCCGCGAGCAAGATGCTGGTGATCTTCGAGGCGTTCAAGCAGGCCGACGGGACCACCAGCCGCAAGTACGGAGGCACCGGCCTCGGGCTGTCCATCAGCCGGGAGATCGCCCGGCTGCTGGGCGGGGAGATCCACGCGGCGAGCGAACCGGGCCGCGGATCGACCTTCACGCTGTACCTGCCGCTGCACCCGAGCGAGCTGCCCCCGCAGGGGTACGCGCCGCCGACGCCCGGCGGGGCGCGCGGGGAGCTGTACCGCCGCCCGGCCGCCGAGGAGGCGCGGCCCGAGCTGCCGGCGGCGCCGGTGGCGCAGGGCCCCGTAGGGCCGGTGGCGCCGATGGCGCTGCCGCGGGCCGGGGAAGGGTACGGGCAGGGTTCTTCGGCGCTGTTCCGGCGGCGGCGCAAGGCGATGGCCGAGCCGCCGCTGCGGGCGGAGGTGCCCGGCCAGGGCGAGGCGGACGCGTGGGCCGTGGACGAGCCGCTGCCGACGGCGCCGCGGACGTACGACTTCCACGGCGAGCGGGTGCTGATCGTGGACGACGACGTGCGCAACGTCTTCGCGCTGACCAGCGTGCTGGAACAGCACGGTCTGGCGGTGCTGTACGCGGAGAACGGCCGGGAGGGCATCGAGGTCCTGGAACAGCACGACGACGTGGCGCTCGTGCTGATGGACATCATGATGCCGGAGATGGACGGGTACGCGACGACCTCGGCGATCCGGCGGATGCCCCAGTTCGAGGGGCTGCCCATCATCGCGCTGACGGCGAAGGCCATGAAGGGGGACCGGGAGAAGGCGATCGAGTCCGGTGCCTCGGACTACGTGACCAAGCCGGTCGAGCCCGATTACCTACTGTCGGTCATGGAAGGGCACATGCGCGGGGCCGGGGCGTGA
- a CDS encoding SpoIIE family protein phosphatase: MITARAAASFDPQGRSVAAARAFVRDTLQGWGFSDIVDDAVVLTSELVTNAVVHAGTRAEVLCLRTEDGVRVEVADRYPERELPLHLPGERPYADPDRENGRGLMLCAALATRWGVEYTAAHKHVWFRLDMPDRPVGTRSAGPVVPDQLLPLADSRVRVAVLQIDSAGTVSAWNEDAEIIFGHLASKAVGRPLAELAAWPQTPGTGTGIAEALRLSRWEGSYGIRGADGRVIPIYASHLRVRDAHGEPSIVCLLVHDDERALLQSPVRAPMDGGHLTETRPTDPFEIFIGSPAPDDLDGLLQRTVERARDLLDADSAFLLLATDDETELEVRATTGLPSTRQRFARVPVEAGTNRYGSARMPAIHEDLVVVPGAVPLLEATGMRSAITVPLKVEGRLTGSLGVAAEMPGRYSNDDALRLQFAADRIALAVESARLGELERLRRGSLSFLVEASDLLAGTLDRDQTLALMAQMTVPTLATWCAVYTIADQASDPFLSYVLHEDEERIDGLKALLAQVSPPEPVRESGARPWPETSLAVGGETVVLPLLARNRVIGMLTLGKPSEEHFRQEILELAEDLSRRAALALDNARLYSERTAISRSLQRSLLPPGSPTIPGIEVEVIYRAAGEGNEVGGDFYDVFPIRPGVYGFAIGDVCGTGPEAAAVTGLARHALRLLAREGLGGPAVLERLNAAILDEGDRSRFLTLLYGELHPQPDGGAHMKVVCAGHPLPLRLRPNGEVIPAADPQPLLGVLDDLELYEQTLTLDPGDVLLCVTDGVTERREGTRMLGDDGLAEVLTTCTGLTAGAVASRVLRAVERFAAEPASDDMAILAFRIPRQRDGD, from the coding sequence GTGATCACGGCACGGGCGGCTGCCAGTTTCGATCCACAGGGGCGTTCGGTCGCTGCTGCCCGCGCATTCGTCCGCGACACCCTCCAGGGCTGGGGTTTCTCGGACATCGTCGACGACGCGGTCGTCCTCACCAGCGAGCTCGTCACCAACGCCGTGGTCCACGCCGGAACCCGCGCCGAGGTCCTGTGCCTGCGCACCGAGGACGGCGTACGGGTCGAGGTGGCCGACCGCTACCCCGAGCGCGAGCTCCCGCTCCACCTCCCCGGCGAGCGCCCGTACGCGGACCCCGACCGCGAGAACGGCCGCGGGCTCATGCTCTGCGCGGCCCTCGCCACCCGCTGGGGCGTCGAGTACACGGCCGCGCACAAGCACGTCTGGTTCCGGCTCGACATGCCGGACCGTCCGGTCGGTACCCGCTCCGCGGGGCCCGTCGTCCCCGACCAGCTCCTCCCCCTGGCCGACAGCCGGGTCCGCGTCGCCGTCCTGCAGATCGACTCCGCGGGCACCGTCTCCGCCTGGAACGAGGACGCCGAGATCATCTTCGGCCACCTCGCCTCGAAGGCGGTCGGCCGCCCGCTCGCCGAGCTCGCCGCCTGGCCGCAGACCCCCGGCACCGGCACCGGCATCGCCGAGGCCCTGCGCCTGTCCCGCTGGGAGGGCAGCTACGGCATCCGCGGCGCCGACGGCCGCGTCATCCCGATCTACGCCTCCCACCTGCGGGTCCGCGATGCCCACGGCGAGCCCTCCATCGTCTGCCTGCTCGTGCACGACGACGAGCGCGCCCTGCTGCAGAGCCCCGTACGGGCCCCCATGGACGGCGGCCACCTCACCGAGACCCGCCCCACGGACCCCTTCGAGATCTTCATCGGCTCCCCCGCCCCCGACGACCTCGACGGCCTTCTCCAGCGCACCGTGGAACGCGCCCGCGACCTCCTCGACGCCGACTCCGCCTTCCTCCTCCTCGCCACCGACGACGAGACCGAGCTCGAGGTCCGCGCCACCACCGGCCTGCCGTCCACCCGCCAGCGCTTCGCCCGCGTCCCCGTCGAAGCCGGCACCAACCGGTACGGCAGCGCCCGCATGCCCGCCATCCACGAGGACCTCGTCGTCGTCCCCGGCGCGGTACCCCTCCTGGAAGCCACCGGCATGCGCTCCGCCATCACCGTCCCCCTCAAGGTCGAGGGCCGCCTCACCGGTTCCCTCGGAGTCGCCGCCGAGATGCCCGGCCGCTACTCCAACGACGACGCCCTGCGCCTGCAGTTCGCCGCGGACCGCATCGCCCTCGCCGTGGAATCCGCCCGCCTCGGCGAGCTCGAACGACTGCGCCGCGGCTCCCTCTCCTTCCTCGTGGAGGCCTCCGACCTGCTCGCCGGCACCCTGGACCGGGACCAGACCCTGGCCCTCATGGCCCAGATGACCGTCCCCACCCTCGCCACCTGGTGCGCCGTCTACACCATCGCCGACCAGGCCTCCGACCCGTTCCTCTCGTACGTCCTGCACGAGGACGAGGAACGCATCGACGGACTCAAGGCCCTGCTGGCCCAGGTCAGCCCGCCCGAGCCGGTCCGCGAGTCCGGCGCCCGCCCCTGGCCGGAAACCTCCCTGGCGGTCGGCGGCGAGACCGTGGTCCTCCCGCTCCTCGCCCGCAACCGCGTGATCGGCATGCTGACCCTCGGCAAGCCCTCCGAGGAGCACTTCCGCCAGGAGATCCTCGAACTCGCCGAGGACCTCTCCCGCCGCGCCGCCCTCGCCCTGGACAACGCCCGCCTGTACTCCGAGCGCACCGCGATCAGCCGCTCGCTCCAGCGCAGCCTGCTGCCGCCCGGCTCCCCCACCATCCCCGGCATCGAGGTCGAGGTCATCTACCGCGCGGCGGGCGAGGGCAACGAGGTGGGCGGCGACTTCTACGACGTCTTCCCGATCCGCCCCGGCGTCTACGGGTTCGCCATCGGCGACGTCTGCGGTACGGGCCCCGAGGCGGCCGCCGTCACCGGTCTGGCCCGCCACGCCCTGCGCCTCCTGGCCCGCGAGGGCCTCGGCGGCCCGGCCGTACTGGAACGCCTGAACGCGGCGATCCTCGACGAGGGCGACCGCAGCCGCTTCCTCACGCTCCTCTACGGCGAGCTGCACCCGCAGCCCGACGGCGGCGCCCACATGAAGGTCGTCTGCGCGGGCCACCCGCTGCCGCTGCGCCTGCGCCCGAACGGCGAGGTCATCCCCGCCGCCGACCCGCAGCCCCTCCTCGGCGTCCTCGACGACCTGGAGCTCTACGAGCAGACCCTCACCCTGGACCCGGGCGACGTCCTCCTCTGCGTCACCGACGGTGTCACCGAACGCCGCGAGGGCACCCGCATGCTCGGCGACGACGGCCTCGCCGAGGTCCTCACCACCTGTACGGGCCTCACCGCCGGCGCCGTCGCCTCCCGCGTCCTGCGCGCGGTGGAACGCTTCGCCGCGGAACCGGCCTCCGACGACATGGCCATCCTGGCCTTCCGCATCCCCCGGCAGCGCGACGGCGACTGA